From a single Ornithodoros turicata isolate Travis chromosome 8, ASM3712646v1, whole genome shotgun sequence genomic region:
- the LOC135367330 gene encoding glypican-6-like, translating into MELQECTAYVTRVNILTLLLSIAICVLGEGDGTELGCTGVKYAFQAKGIEDDVPSQAISGDHLRICQRSMTCCTEELEHKLSAQSREEFDRVLRQEVDKLRHKFSTRMTKFDEFFRELLNTSKRDFHEMFLRTYGMQYDTNSYIFHDMFENLENYYTTGGVDLVEALDGFFQALYLKMFEVLNAQYSFNAKYMQCVAEYKDELKPFGDVPHKLSLEVKRSFVATRTFVQALGIGKDVAQAVMDLGPSTECSASLMKMSYCPHCRGLPDLKPCSSYCHSVMQGCLNHHVQLDTEWSNFIDALLNLANRLETSFNIESVVDPIDIRISDAIMNFQENHVAILQFLYDKCGKPRLGKRGSKHELRFETLKFGTRHVMERPTTAAGTSMDRLVQSFKKPIRNARGFWAQLPSRMCRSTEQQECWDGLRKARSAVNESDAVTVRSQNRKPAQHSDSTLINQLILTLKITTNKLALAYSGQDVTWQDVSNNDDGSGSGSGSGEGPIEADRSYAGSDIFFSVPTSAPQSKHPKVLEPPNVTTAPTASTVTLSGNTVTCVFTAVLVLAVCHTC; encoded by the exons ATGGAGTTACAGGAGTGCACAGCCTATGTAACTCGTGTGAACATTCTTACTTTACTATTGTCAATCGCGATCTGTGTGTTAGGTGAAGGTGATGGAACTGAATTAGGATGTACAGGCGTAAAATACGCGTTTCAAGCAAAAGGAATTGAAGACGATGTCCCATCGCAGGCTATCTCAG GTGACCACTTGCGTATCTGCCAGCGGTCGATGACATGCTGTACAGAAGAGCTGGAGCATAAACTGTCAGCTCAGAGCAGGGAAGAGTTCGATCGAGTTCTCAGGCAAGAGGTGGACAAACTCAGGCACAAATTCTCAACTAGGATGACAAAGTTTGACG AGTTTTTCCGTGAGCTGTTGAACACGTCAAAGAGGGACTTCCACGAGATGTTCCTGCGCACGTACGGGATGCAATATGACACCAACTCCTACATCTTTCACGACATGTTCGAGAACCTCGAGAACTACTACACGACGGGAGGTGTTGACTTGGTGGAGGCACTCGACGGTTTCTTCCAAGCCCTATACCTCAAGATGTTCGAG GTACTCAATGCCCAATACTCATTCAATGCCAAGTACATGCAATGTGTGGCAGAGTACAAGGACGAGCTAAAGCCTTTCGGTGACGTGCCCCACAAGCTGTCCCTGGAGGTGAAGCGCTCGTTTGTTGCTACCAGGACCTTCGTACAGGCTCTGGGCATTGGAAAGGATGTCGCCCAAGCAGTCATGGAT TTGGGCCCCAGCACTGAGTGCAGCGCTTCCCTGATGAAGATGAGCTACTGTCCGCACTGTCGAGGCCTCCCCGACTTGAAACCCTGTTCTTCATATTGTCACAGTGTCATGCAGGGATGCCTCAATCACCACGTCCAGTTGGACACCGAGTGGAGCAATTTTATCG ATGCGCTGCTAAACTTGGCCAATCGACTCGAGACGTCATTTAACATAGAGTCCGTTGTGGATCCAATCGACATTAGAATCTCGGACGCCATCATGAACTTCCAGGAGAACCATGTGGCCATACTGCAGTTT TTGTACGACAAATGCGGCAAGCCTCGTCTCGGCAAGAGGGGCAGCAAGCACGAGCTGCGCTTTGAGACGCTCAAGTTTGGAACCCGCCACGTCATGGAACGCCCCACGACGGCAGCGGGCACCAGTATGGACCGACTCGTACAGTCTTTCAAGAAGCCCATCCGCAATGCCCGCGGATTTTGGGCCCAGCTGCCGAGCAGAATGTGCCGTTCGACCGAGCAGCAAGAGTGCTGGGATGGACTGCGGAAAGCCAG ATCTGCGGTCAACGAGAGCGATGCAGTGACCGTTCGCAGCCAAAACCGCAAGCCAGCGCAGCACAGTGACAGCACTCTCATCAACCAGCTCATTCTTACACTCAAGATAACAACTAACAAGCTTGCGCTGGCTTACAGCGGCCAGGACGTCACATGGCAGGATGTCT caaacaacgACGATGGAAGCGGTAGCGGGAGCGGGAGTGGTGAAGGCCCCATAGAAGCCGATAGGTCGTATGCTGGCTCGGACATCTTCTTCAGCGTTCCCACCAGCGCACCGCAGAGCAAGCATCCCAAGGTCCTCGAACCGCCCAATGTAACAACTGCTCCCACAGCCAGTACAGTCACGTTGTCTGGCAACACTGTCACGTGCGTTTTCACTGCGGTGCTTGTGCTGGCAGTGTGTCACACTTGCTGA